Proteins from a genomic interval of Anolis sagrei isolate rAnoSag1 chromosome 1, rAnoSag1.mat, whole genome shotgun sequence:
- the LOC137097364 gene encoding protein NYNRIN-like: MAWHIVRHMHSNTHLGKTALAKLLERQMYIDGLHSLTAAAAHRCWTCAKNNPREGPLKPPGIQHIGNVPFEAILTDFTEMPPQKGYKYLLVFVDTYTGWVEAYPTRTEKAVEVSRALLKDIIPRFGIPLEIGSDNGPAYVHKVIQGLCQILGTKWKLHCAYRPQSSAKVERMNRTLKTAMSKICQETGLGWTVILPMVLLRVRCTPHKRTGLTPYERLYGRPPLNLRSILDKGGDQHVIGDKQTIQQVQALAGQIKQIAQYTSELNPPYPTTPLHCFSPGDEVLVKEWKIDPLGPKWRGPYTVLISTPTAIKVKEVKPWIHYTRAKLAPPMWEIKKADQSDLRLRIVRQLPEGSTRP; this comes from the coding sequence atggcgtggcacatagtccgacatatgcactccaacacacacctgggtaagacagCCTTAGCTAAGCTGCTAGAACGGCAAATGTACATTGATGGACTCCATAGCCTGACAGCAGCCGCAGCACACCGATGCTGGACATGCGCCAAGAATAAtcctcgagaaggacccttaaagccaccaggaattcaacacataggcaacgtcccattcgaggcaattttgactgattttactgagatgcccccgcaaaagggctacaaatatttgcttgtttttgtggacacctacaccgggtgggtagaggcgtacccaacccgaactgaaaaggcagtagaagtttcaagagcacttttgaaggacataatccccagatttggaataccattagaaatagggtctgacaacggtccagcttatgtacacaaggtgattcaaggactgtgtcaaatattgggcacaaaatggaaattgcattgcgcttataggccccagtcctcagctaaagttgagagaatgaatcgaactctaaagactgctatgtcaaaaatctgtcaagagacagggctgggttggactgtaatactgcccatggtactattgagagtaaggtgtacccctcacaaaagaacaggtctgaccccctatgagagactatatggcagaccaccattaaatttgaggtcgatactagacaaagggggagaccaacatgtgattggagataaacaaaccattcaacaagtgcaagccctggctggacagataaaacaaattgcacaatatacttcagagttaaatccaccctatcctaccacacctttgcattgtttctcgccaggtgacgaggtgcttgtgaaagagtggaagattgacccactaggacccaagtggagagggccctatactgtgctgatatcaacccctactgccattaaagtgaaggaagttaaaccttggatacattacacccgtgccaagctggcaccccccatgtgggagataaaaaaggcagatcagagtgacctgagactcaggatcgtccggcaactccctgaggggtcaacaaggccatga